The genome window GCACCTATACCTGCGGCCTTAAGCGCCAAAGGAGCGTGCTCGCGCGAGCTGCCGCAGCCGAAATTTTCGCCCGCTACGATGACGTCGCCGACGGATATTTTTTTGCTAAACTCGGGATCGGCGTCCTCCATGATATGAGTGGCCAAGATTTTCTCGTCCGAGGTGTTTAGGTAGCGCGCGGCTATGATGATGTCGGTGTCGATATTGTCGCCGAATTTCCAGACTTTTGCTTGTTTCATAATTTACCTTAAGATTAAATTTGCGCGATTTTATCCAAAAGAATCTAAATAAACAATCAAAGCGCGATAGGTAGCGGTCGGTGCGGGTAAATTTGAGGTTAAATTTAAACAGTCCGGCTCGCGGGTCAAATTTCAAATTTAACATAAAAATAAGCGCGCCAAGGCAGGAAATTCAACAAGCTGCATAAATTTGAGCGCTCAGAAAAGGCAAGCTTTAGAGCGGCGGAATCGAGGTTAAATTTGATCAAAAAATGGACGAGATATCGCCGAGATACTCGTCCGCAGATTTTTATTTTTATAAATCGTTACATTCGGTTAAAACAAAACCACCGCTGCCGTTAGACAACCCCAAAGCACGGCTCCGATAGCCATAGTTGCGTGAGTTACTGCAGAATCTTTCATCTTTTCTCCTTTATTTTTGGAGAATTATAATGACCTTTTGTGTCCTCAATGTGTCCTTTGTATGACTTTTTAAAATTTCGCATTAAATTTACGCTTGTTCCGTCAAATTTCGCGCCCGTAAGTTAAATTTACCGTGCAATCAGCCGAGTCTGAGAGTCAAATTTACCCGCCGAAGAATCGCAAATTTGAACTATTTTAGCCGCGGTTTTCTCAAATTTTACGCGCGTTTGGGATTTTCACGCTAGCAGTCGTGCCGCGCCCCGGCTCGCTTTCAAGGCTTATCTCCCCGCCCAAAAGATAAACTATACGCCGCACGATAGATAGCCCAAGACCGCTGCCCTTGCCCTTGTGCGACTCCTCGCATTGATAAAATTTATCGTAGATTTTCTCAAGCTTTTTAGCCTCGATGCCCGCCCCCTCGTCGCTAATGCGTACTATAAGCCGCCCGCCCTCTTCTCGGCAGCTCACGCCGATATCGGCGGCTGAGTATTTCAACGCGTTATCCATCAAATTTACCCAAATTTGCGCTAGCATCGAGGCGTTGCTACGCACAGTTACGGCGGCTAGATCTAGATCAAACTCACGCCCGTCGTACTTTTGCATTAGCATCGCGGCGGCCTTTCGCAGCTGCTCGTCTACACGCACGTTTTCGTCCAAATTTACGCCCGCTTGGCTGTCCAGGCGCGATAGTAGCAGCATATCCTCGCACAGTCTGCTTAGCGCGCCCGCTTGCTCTTTTATGAGATCTAGATACTCGTTTCTGCGCGCTTCGTCCGTCTCGTCCTGTGCGATCTCGCAGTAGCCGCTGATGACGCTTAGAGGCGTTTTTAGCTCGTGCAAGACGTTTGAAATGAAGTCCTTTTGCATGTAGTCCATCTTTTCTAGCGCCGCCGCGGTCAAATTTATATTTGCCGCTAGCTCGTCTAGCTCGTGCAGGTACTCGCTATCCACGCCGCGTTTGCAGTTCTTGCGCGCGACCCTAACGGCGAAGTCGCCTCTGGCGATCTTACCGGCTGCTAGCCTAAAGCTCTCGACATATCTCAAAAAATAGGCCGATACCGCGTAAAATATCGCTCCGCCCGCGCCCATCACGATAGCGCAAAAGCTGATAATGCCCCAAAACATCCCAAGCTTCATCTCAAATATCCGCTCGTAAGCCAGGATCGCCGCCGACGCCGCGACGCAAAGCACGCAAAAGACGAAGATAAACATCGCCGCGGTGTAGGTTTTTAAGCTGATTAGGTATTTTTTCTTATTTTGCGTAGTACTCATATTTTATTTCCGTTTTTTTATATAAACCGATCTCTTTTATGTCGCCGTTTTCGTAGTATTTGTCCGCGGGCTTAAATTTGACCGAGGTTTTATGCGTCAAATTTCCCCGCTCGTCCCTCGTTATGTCTTTAAACTGCAAGATTTGCCAGATTTTTGCCTCAGAGCCGAAGTAATTTACCGACGTATACTCCATCTCGTCGCCGTTTGCGGCGTAGTAATAAACCCATTTTGAGTTCGGGGCTTGCGTGATTTTTTCGTATTCGCCGTTTGGCTTGCGCTCGAAGCTTATCACTATGGCGTGGCGCGGCTCCATATTATTTTCTATCCGCGTTAAAACGCCATTTTCGTCGTAGACGTAGCTATCATCCGTCACTAGCGTCCCGCCGGAATACGCCGCCCGAGCGATCATTTTACCGTCCTTGCCGTAGGTAGTTTTCTCCGTGCGCGGGTAAAATTTATCCTCAACATGCTGTTCTTTGGCTGTCGCAACTAAATTTTCGCCGTCAAATTCGTATTCGTAGAGATAAACGGCGCTATCTTGGTATTTTTTGCGTATTAGCCCGTCTTTACCGTACTCAAACAAAACCGAGCTGTTCGGCACGCCGTTTATATGCTCGGTTTCTCGCAGTATATAGCCGTTTTCGTTAAACTCCGTCCGCTTTACGCGCGTATTTTCTAGCGCGCCCGAGCCGTCTATAGAGTATTCGTACTCCGTAGCCGTCATGCTTTTAACCTCGCCTTTTAGATCCTTTTTGCTCCAGTCGCTTTCTGGTAAAACGGCCGAGTTTAGATAGCAAACAGCCGATACCGCCGCGAAAATAGCTTTTAAAATTTTCACTTTATCTTCCCTGCCCCTCACTCGTAAATTTCACCCTTATAGCCGATGCCGCGCACCGTAGCTATCTCAAAGTCCGTGCAGTTTTCTAGCTTGCGGCGTAGTTTTTTTACGTGCGTATCGACCGCGCGCTCGTCGCTATCCGTGTCGTAGCCCCAGATTTCTTGCATGACTTCTAGGCGAGTGAAAATTTTGCCCGGGTTTGAGAGCAGTAAAAAGAGCAGATAAAACTCCTTTGGCGCGAGCTCTACGGCCTCACCGCCGATTTTTAGGCTAAGAGCCGCATAGTCTAGCTCGGAGTTTTTAAACTTCAGCCGCTTGCCGCTAGCGATCTTGGCTCGGCGCAAAAGCGCGTTTATGCGTAGCGTCATTTCTTTTAAATTTACGGGCTTGCTCATGTAGTCGTCCGCCCCCGTGACAAAGCCTTTCTCCATGCCCTCCATGCCGCTTTTTGCCGTTATCATGAGCACCGGCAGCGACTCGTCTAGTAGTTTGATTTGTTTGGTTAGCTCGTATCCGCTAAGCCCGGGCATCATGATATCGGTGATCACAAGATCGGCGCGCTCGCTCTCTAGTAGCTGCAAAGCCTGGCGCCCGTCAAAAGCCGCAAGCGGAGAAAAGCCTTCCTGGGCGAGCTTTAGGCAGATGATTTTATTTAAATTCTCGTCATCCTCGGCGACTAAAATTTTAAACATTTATTTTCCTTAAATTTGCCCCGAATTTAACGGGCAAGGCGATAAATTTTGTCCTATTTTATCAAATTTAACGAGAAATCGGCGGGTAAATTTAGCGAAGCATCATCAAAACGCCGATGACGCAGATAATGGCGGCCGTAAAAATCTCTAAAAGCCGCAGATGAGTTTGCAAAAATTTCTTTAGTATCGCTCCGCCCAGAGCATAGATGCTAAGCGAGCAAAACTCGATAAAAACGAGCATAACCGTGATAGAGAGTATACGAGGCAGGCTAAAAGGATCGTTCGCGTCCAAAAAAGTCGGCAACAAAGCCGATAGAAAAATCCACGCCTTAGGATTTGAGATGCAGACCACGGCGCCGTTTAAAAACATCTGCTTTTTACTCGGCAGCTGCGAGACCTTCGTGATGCTAAGCTGCCCCTTGCTAAAAAACAGCATAGCGCCCAGATACAGCAGATAAAGCCCCGCGATGACGTTTAAAACCTTAAACGCGAAACTATAATGCGCCAAAACGGCGCCCACTCCCAGCATACAGCAAATACCTACTAAGGCCAGAGAGGCGAGCTGGCCCGACATCATCGGCAGCGCGCGCACGTAGCCTAGGCTCATGCCGATACTCATCGCGTAGGTCATGTTGATGCCCGGCATCAGGCTGATGGGGAAAAACGTAACGGCAAAAAGTAGGTAGTTCATAAAGCGCCTTAAATTTTAAAGAAATAGTAAATCAAATTTTATAAATTTAAGATAAAAAACGGCGGCCAAACGGCGGAAATTTAGCAAAATTTGCTTGAGGAGTCGTTTGTGTTTTTGGGTCGCGGCGCGAAATTTGTTTTTTGTGCGCGGGCGGGAAATTTACCTGGCTTTGCGGCGACTTTTGCTTGCGTTTTTTGAGGCGCAGAGAGTAAATTTAGCAAGCAAATCTCTAAGCGCGCAAATTTAAACCCGCAAATTTGACTTTATCCGTGCGGGCTTAAATTTACCCCGAAAAACGGCCCTAAAGCCAACCGACCGTTTAGCTGGTTTTGCGGTAAAATTTAGAAATTACGCTATCACTATCAGCACGCCAAGGCCTTTGCCCGCGGCATTTTGATAAAAGCTCAAAAGCCCGTTAAAATGCTCTTTTAGCTCGGCTTTGATATCCTCAAATTCACTCTCGTACTCCCATATCTCGGGATAGGTGCCCGCCTTGCCGAAGCCCGTAAAATTTACGTTTGCTAAAAGCGCGCCGATGTCGGTGCTCTGCATCGCTTTGGCTACGGCTTTTACGTCATCTGCGTCCACGTAAGATACAGCCTCGCTTCCTTCCTCGCCAGCCATGCCGCGCCCAAATATAGCCCAGCTAAGCGGATTAGGCGTCGTGAAAATCTCGCCCGCGCTCATCGCTTCAAACATATTTTTACCCGTTAGCGTTTTATGCATCGCATCCCACATTTTATCCAGGTCGTATTCGTCCAGCGCCTCGCCGTCGCCGCCGTTTTTTATCGCCTCGATATCATCCTGAACATAAGCGTAGTAGTGCGCGCTCATTCCCATTTTCGCTCCTTAGTTAAAATCAAATAAAGTCTCAAATTTAAGGCAAATTTGCCGCTAGCGACGGACTAAAAAGTCATCACCTGATCGCACTCCGCGACCCAGCTAGCAAGGATATCCATGCTGCCTTTTATCTCGCTATCAAAATACGGCTCTCCCGCGTGCAGACCGCATCTAGCCTCGCAGCTACCGCAGACTTTTAGCGCTACGCCGTTTGCGTGTAGCTCTTTTAGTTTCGCCACGAGATCAAAGTCGTAGTTTTCGGGCTTTTGCGTGCTATTTCGCGCAAGATCTACAGCGTCGTTCATCAGAAATATCCTGACGTATTCGCCCCTGTTTTTGAGCGCTCCTGCTAACCGCAATGCATTATACGCGTTGTCTGTGCCGTTATACGGCTTATTTGTGAGGATGAGTAGAAATTTTTTCATTTTGTGCTCCTTTTGCTGCTTTTACTAGCTTTACTTAAAAACCTTGCCTTTGCGGCGCCGCTAGTTTTTGCGGTACAAACAGTGCAAATTTTAGCTAAGTTGTGCGTAAAGTATCTTAAATTTGAGCTCAAATTTGAAATAAATTCGTCGCAGTAAAAGCCGCCGAAAAATGAAATTTATAAAAGAGACGGCGGACCGTAAATTTAGCAAATCCGCCGTAATATTAAATAAGTGAAAGTATCGCAAAGCTAGGCGAGGCGAATTTTGCTTCGCGAATGAGGCGGGCTTATCGTTCGCCTTAGTGAAGCGAAGTAAAATTCAACGATGCATAGCAATGCGAGACGCCGCACAAAAATAAAACGCAAGTATCGCGAGATGATTTTGAGAGTTGTGCAGAAATTTTAAGTCAAGGCTAGACACGTAGTCTGCCGCAGACTTAAAATTTCAAATCTCTCTCAAAAGCGCCCGCGAGACGCCGTGCGCTTAGTGAGTTAGGAAAAGCTCCTGGATCTTAGCCTTATCCGTAGTCTGCGTAAGCGCAAGCATCAAGAGCACTCTAGCTTTTTGCGCGTTTAGGTTGTCGCTAGCTAAAAAGCCGTATTTGCCGTCGTCTACCTCGCCGTTTAGCGTGGTCTCGCCGCTACCTACGCGTGAGTCGCGCACTACCACTACCCCGCCTTTGACCGCTTCGCCTAGAGCCTCA of Campylobacter showae contains these proteins:
- a CDS encoding response regulator transcription factor, yielding MFKILVAEDDENLNKIICLKLAQEGFSPLAAFDGRQALQLLESERADLVITDIMMPGLSGYELTKQIKLLDESLPVLMITAKSGMEGMEKGFVTGADDYMSKPVNLKEMTLRINALLRRAKIASGKRLKFKNSELDYAALSLKIGGEAVELAPKEFYLLFLLLSNPGKIFTRLEVMQEIWGYDTDSDERAVDTHVKKLRRKLENCTDFEIATVRGIGYKGEIYE
- a CDS encoding YfbM family protein, with product MGMSAHYYAYVQDDIEAIKNGGDGEALDEYDLDKMWDAMHKTLTGKNMFEAMSAGEIFTTPNPLSWAIFGRGMAGEEGSEAVSYVDADDVKAVAKAMQSTDIGALLANVNFTGFGKAGTYPEIWEYESEFEDIKAELKEHFNGLLSFYQNAAGKGLGVLIVIA
- a CDS encoding DsrE/DsrF/TusD sulfur relay family protein, translated to MKKFLLILTNKPYNGTDNAYNALRLAGALKNRGEYVRIFLMNDAVDLARNSTQKPENYDFDLVAKLKELHANGVALKVCGSCEARCGLHAGEPYFDSEIKGSMDILASWVAECDQVMTF
- a CDS encoding sensor histidine kinase is translated as MSTTQNKKKYLISLKTYTAAMFIFVFCVLCVAASAAILAYERIFEMKLGMFWGIISFCAIVMGAGGAIFYAVSAYFLRYVESFRLAAGKIARGDFAVRVARKNCKRGVDSEYLHELDELAANINLTAAALEKMDYMQKDFISNVLHELKTPLSVISGYCEIAQDETDEARRNEYLDLIKEQAGALSRLCEDMLLLSRLDSQAGVNLDENVRVDEQLRKAAAMLMQKYDGREFDLDLAAVTVRSNASMLAQIWVNLMDNALKYSAADIGVSCREEGGRLIVRISDEGAGIEAKKLEKIYDKFYQCEESHKGKGSGLGLSIVRRIVYLLGGEISLESEPGRGTTASVKIPNARKI
- a CDS encoding LysE family translocator, yielding MNYLLFAVTFFPISLMPGINMTYAMSIGMSLGYVRALPMMSGQLASLALVGICCMLGVGAVLAHYSFAFKVLNVIAGLYLLYLGAMLFFSKGQLSITKVSQLPSKKQMFLNGAVVCISNPKAWIFLSALLPTFLDANDPFSLPRILSITVMLVFIEFCSLSIYALGGAILKKFLQTHLRLLEIFTAAIICVIGVLMMLR